The proteins below come from a single Agrobacterium vitis genomic window:
- the cpaB gene encoding Flp pilus assembly protein CpaB, with the protein MKPARILILFVAVAAAGLAGLLAMGLSGQKRVVVQQSEPVVTKEPTTKVLIAAASLPVGARLTDKAMRWMDWPKTDLVDGFVTEENRPQALSDLAGLVVRLPIFEGEPIRIEKIADASSRTLSALLPAGKRAISTEISVATGAGGFILPNDRVDVIMVRKGDNDNHLTETVLSNVRVLAIDQQIEEKNDGTRSVIGTTATLELTPEQTKVLTVAQQMAERLSLALRSVADAQEQDNSSASYLLSGDSGGPQVQVIKSGQIVKSAGAAKQ; encoded by the coding sequence ATGAAGCCCGCCCGCATTCTCATTCTCTTCGTCGCCGTGGCCGCGGCCGGTCTGGCCGGTCTGTTGGCCATGGGACTGAGCGGGCAAAAGCGCGTGGTGGTGCAGCAATCCGAGCCTGTGGTGACGAAGGAACCGACCACCAAGGTGCTGATCGCCGCTGCCAGCCTGCCGGTCGGCGCCCGCCTGACCGATAAGGCAATGCGCTGGATGGACTGGCCGAAGACCGATCTGGTCGACGGTTTCGTGACGGAGGAGAACCGTCCCCAGGCCTTGAGCGACCTTGCCGGGCTTGTCGTGCGCCTGCCGATTTTCGAGGGTGAGCCGATCCGGATCGAAAAGATCGCCGACGCCTCCAGCCGCACCCTTTCAGCGCTGCTTCCAGCCGGAAAGCGGGCAATCTCCACGGAAATTTCCGTGGCAACCGGTGCTGGCGGTTTCATCCTGCCCAATGACCGCGTTGACGTGATCATGGTCCGCAAGGGCGATAATGACAATCATCTGACCGAAACCGTGCTGTCCAATGTCCGCGTTCTCGCCATCGACCAGCAGATCGAGGAAAAGAACGACGGCACCCGTTCGGTCATTGGCACCACCGCAACACTGGAACTGACGCCGGAGCAAACCAAGGTGCTGACGGTTGCCCAGCAGATGGCCGAGCGCCTGTCATTGGCGCTGCGCTCCGTGGCGGATGCCCAGGAGCAGGACAATAGTTCCGCAAGCTACCTGCTGAGCGGCGATAGCGGCGGTCCACAGGTGCAGGTCATCAAATCCGGGCAGATCGTCAAGAGCGCGGGAGCTGCAAAACAATGA
- a CDS encoding type II and III secretion system protein family protein: MNGRFSMRLSPARLFRMMITGSLSLGLSITGLPGENMLVWRAEALAAGAQSLVRIAQTGPGVRRDLKLGLNKAIVVDLPEDAHDILVADPELADAVTRTSRRIYLFGKKVGQTNIFIFGADGREIVSLDLQIERDIEGLQTNLSRFIPESNIKVEIISDNVVLSGTVRTPQDSSRAVSLAKAFLQGGEATTRGETATSNSSGDGAVAIYAEDRQTSQIVNMLTIEGEDQVTLKVTVAEVSRQVLKQLGVSASATDGTSGISYANPSNLGNSVDVGGTATISKTFGSFGISAYVNAMEQAGVMRTLAEPSLTAISGEQAKFYVGGEYRLAAGQEISTDSTTGQKTVSRTTSTVDYGIQLNFRPVVLSPGRISLAIETNVSEPTYEGSVVEGNSDSSIPGSTYLSIRKREASTTVELPSGGSIVIAGLVQDNVRQAMSGLPGISKIPIFGTLFRSKDFVRNETELVIIATPYLVRPVTRNALARPDDNFNPAGDGAMYFLNRVNKVYGRKEATANGAYHGTVGYIYK; encoded by the coding sequence ATGAACGGACGATTTTCCATGCGCCTTTCCCCTGCCCGCCTGTTTCGGATGATGATCACCGGCAGCCTTTCGCTAGGCCTGTCGATTACCGGCCTGCCGGGAGAAAATATGCTTGTCTGGCGTGCCGAGGCGCTTGCCGCCGGTGCCCAGAGCCTGGTGCGCATCGCCCAAACCGGCCCCGGCGTGCGGCGTGATCTGAAGCTTGGCCTCAACAAGGCCATCGTCGTCGATCTGCCTGAAGATGCCCATGATATCCTGGTGGCTGATCCGGAACTGGCCGATGCCGTCACCCGCACCTCGCGCCGGATCTATCTGTTTGGCAAAAAGGTTGGCCAGACCAATATTTTCATTTTCGGGGCGGATGGCCGCGAGATCGTCAGTCTCGATCTGCAAATCGAACGGGATATCGAGGGTCTGCAAACCAACCTGAGCCGGTTCATTCCAGAGTCCAATATCAAGGTCGAGATCATCTCTGACAACGTCGTGCTGAGCGGCACGGTGCGCACCCCGCAGGATTCGTCGCGCGCCGTCAGCCTTGCCAAGGCCTTCCTCCAGGGTGGTGAAGCCACCACCCGCGGCGAAACCGCAACCAGCAACAGCAGCGGCGACGGCGCGGTGGCCATCTATGCAGAAGACCGTCAAACCTCGCAGATCGTCAACATGCTGACCATCGAAGGCGAAGATCAGGTAACACTGAAAGTCACCGTTGCCGAGGTCAGCCGTCAGGTGCTGAAACAGCTTGGTGTCAGCGCCAGCGCCACCGATGGCACCAGCGGTATCAGCTACGCCAATCCGTCCAACCTCGGCAATTCCGTCGACGTCGGCGGCACCGCCACAATTTCCAAGACATTCGGCAGCTTTGGCATCAGCGCCTATGTCAATGCCATGGAGCAGGCGGGTGTGATGCGCACGCTGGCTGAGCCCAGCCTGACGGCAATTTCCGGCGAACAGGCGAAATTCTACGTCGGCGGCGAATATCGTCTGGCAGCTGGCCAGGAAATCAGCACCGACAGCACCACCGGGCAGAAAACCGTCTCTCGCACGACCTCAACCGTCGATTACGGCATTCAGCTGAACTTCCGACCGGTCGTGCTCTCTCCGGGCCGTATCAGTCTGGCAATCGAGACCAATGTCTCCGAGCCGACCTATGAGGGATCGGTGGTAGAGGGCAATTCGGATTCGTCCATCCCCGGCTCGACCTATTTGTCGATCCGCAAGCGCGAGGCCTCGACCACGGTCGAGCTGCCCTCCGGCGGATCGATTGTGATTGCCGGTCTGGTCCAGGACAATGTCCGCCAGGCCATGTCCGGCCTGCCGGGTATTTCGAAAATCCCGATCTTCGGCACGCTGTTTCGCAGCAAGGATTTCGTGCGTAACGAAACCGAACTGGTGATCATCGCCACGCCCTATCTTGTCCGGCCTGTCACCCGCAATGCGCTGGCGCGTCCCGACGACAATTTCAATCCTGCTGGAGACGGCGCCATGTATTTCCTGAACCGTGTCAACAAGGTCTACGGCCGCAAGGAAGCCACGGCGAACGGCGCTTATCACGGCACTGTCGGCTATATTTACAAATGA
- a CDS encoding CpaD family pilus assembly protein: MTLHPTLPLTRVCALLLGLMAILPLSSCGGMKDEMSTGSIPDDYRTRHPIIVTDVEHSLDLPVAQGSSRLTIGMSDAVTGFAQDYRNASTGYVQILVPQGSPNTTAASSIARQVRSLLVSKGIAAPKIVERPYRAGATGDAAPIRLSYVATTAVAGPCGQWPEDLSNDTAQNKNWQNFGCASQANLAAQVASPTDLIAPRGMTPIDAERRSTVIDNYRDGKDTSTTTSTD, translated from the coding sequence ATGACACTTCACCCTACCCTGCCCCTGACACGCGTTTGCGCGCTCCTCCTCGGATTGATGGCCATCCTGCCGCTTAGCAGTTGCGGCGGCATGAAAGACGAGATGTCCACCGGCTCGATTCCCGACGATTACCGTACCCGCCATCCGATCATCGTCACCGATGTCGAGCATTCGCTGGATCTTCCGGTCGCGCAGGGCTCAAGCCGCCTGACGATCGGCATGAGCGATGCGGTGACGGGCTTTGCCCAGGATTACCGCAATGCGTCCACCGGCTATGTGCAAATCCTGGTGCCGCAAGGGTCTCCCAATACAACAGCTGCCTCCAGCATTGCTCGCCAGGTACGCAGCCTGCTGGTGTCCAAGGGCATTGCCGCCCCTAAAATCGTTGAACGGCCTTACCGGGCTGGCGCAACAGGTGATGCCGCGCCGATCCGACTGAGCTATGTCGCAACCACGGCGGTGGCCGGACCGTGTGGCCAATGGCCGGAGGATCTCTCCAACGACACGGCGCAGAACAAGAACTGGCAGAATTTCGGCTGTGCCTCCCAGGCCAATCTGGCGGCGCAGGTTGCCAGCCCGACGGACCTGATCGCGCCGCGCGGTATGACGCCGATCGATGCCGAACGACGCTCGACGGTGATCGACAATTATCGCGACGGCAAGGACACCTCAACCACGACATCCACGGATTGA
- a CDS encoding CtpF protein — MNTIKYDIAGSKEDGLAAEPVRTGNLEQLRPLPRISVHAFCISDSVLAVMEEAARDRRMAKVSMRVTSGGISAAVNMFAGAPTPNLVILETDAKPENLLSELAPLADVCDPSTRVIVVGRYNDIALYRELMRNGVSDYIVAPVSMADVIGALSSIFIDPDAEPLGRSIAFIGAKGGVGSSTIAHNAAFMIASLFSSETILADLDLPYGTANIDFDQDPAQGVAEAVFAPERLDEVFLDRLLTSCSQNLSLLAAPSLLDRAYDFERGAFLPLLETLQRSAPVAVLDLPHSWNEWTLALLSEVDEIVLTCVPDLANLRNVKNLLDALKRLRPNDKAPHLILNQAGMPKRPEISPSDFFEPLDMQPAAIIPFDIQLFGNAANSGRMIAEIDAKSPTAETFSQLAHLITGRVSIKKPKKPGLSTIFAMLARK; from the coding sequence ATGAATACGATCAAATACGATATCGCCGGATCGAAAGAAGACGGCCTGGCCGCGGAACCGGTGAGAACCGGTAATCTCGAGCAATTGCGGCCTTTGCCACGCATTTCCGTGCATGCGTTCTGCATCTCGGACAGTGTGCTGGCGGTGATGGAAGAGGCCGCCCGCGACCGTCGCATGGCCAAGGTCAGCATGCGGGTAACAAGCGGCGGCATTTCAGCGGCGGTCAATATGTTTGCCGGGGCACCGACCCCCAATCTGGTCATTCTGGAAACCGATGCGAAGCCTGAGAATCTGCTCTCCGAGCTGGCGCCGCTGGCCGATGTCTGCGATCCCTCGACCCGGGTCATCGTCGTCGGACGCTATAACGACATCGCTCTTTACCGCGAATTGATGCGCAATGGCGTCTCCGATTATATCGTTGCGCCGGTCAGCATGGCCGACGTCATCGGGGCCTTATCATCGATCTTCATCGACCCCGATGCCGAGCCGCTGGGGCGCAGCATCGCCTTCATAGGCGCAAAAGGCGGCGTCGGCTCCTCCACCATCGCCCATAATGCGGCCTTCATGATCGCCTCGCTGTTTTCCTCCGAAACCATCCTGGCCGATCTGGACCTGCCCTATGGCACGGCCAATATCGATTTCGACCAGGACCCGGCCCAGGGCGTAGCCGAAGCGGTCTTTGCCCCGGAGCGCCTGGACGAAGTGTTTCTTGATCGCCTGCTGACCTCCTGTTCACAGAACCTGTCCCTGCTGGCCGCCCCCTCCCTGCTGGACCGTGCCTATGATTTTGAGCGCGGCGCCTTCCTGCCGCTGTTGGAAACCCTGCAACGCAGCGCCCCGGTTGCGGTGCTGGACCTGCCGCATAGCTGGAACGAATGGACGCTGGCGCTACTGTCGGAAGTGGACGAGATCGTCCTGACCTGCGTGCCGGATCTTGCCAATTTGCGCAACGTCAAGAACCTGCTCGATGCGCTGAAACGGTTGCGACCAAACGACAAGGCACCGCATCTGATCCTCAACCAGGCCGGCATGCCGAAACGACCGGAAATTTCGCCCAGCGATTTTTTCGAACCGCTGGACATGCAGCCAGCCGCGATCATTCCTTTCGATATTCAGCTGTTTGGCAATGCCGCCAATTCCGGCCGGATGATCGCCGAGATCGATGCGAAAAGTCCGACGGCGGAGACGTTCTCGCAGCTCGCCCATCTCATCACCGGACGGGTCAGTATCAAGAAGCCGAAAAAACCGGGTCTCAGCACGATCTTCGCCATGTTGGCACGCAAGTAA